The stretch of DNA CATATCGTGCAGGGCCTGACTGATCGCGGTCATCTGCTCGTCAGTTCGGCGCTCCGCAGCAAGCGCAGTCGCTTCCGGCTCGATCATATGCCTGAGTTCTTGCACGGCCCTCAGAAAGGATTCGCGATCAGGAGATGCCGCATACCAGCCCAAGACATCTCGATCCAGCAGGTTCCAACGTTCCTTGGGTTCGACCCAACTGCCGATTTTCGGGCGGGAAGAAAGCAGGCCCTTGGCCATCAGCATTTTGATCGCTTCGCGCACCGCCGATCGGCTGACGTCAAAGACTTCCGACCATTTTGCCTCATTTGGCAGGATTGTGCCCGGCGGATAGTCGCCGCGCACGATTCGCAGACCGATCTCGCCTGCCAAAGACACATGAACACTCGCCCCAGTCATGCGGGGAGAATTTGGGCGCCTTGTGGTGGTCGAGCGGTCAACCATCTCCACCTCGACCGTAGCCGTTGGCTTTCCCGATTTTTTGTCAGGCATTTATTTCTACTGCCTCAGCATTCTTTCGACTGTCTGCACGTATGATCAAAACAATCGTAATAACGAGGAAGTCGCCTGCGATTGACGCCGGCACAAAGCGCGGAATTCAGGGCGCGTCAAGCCCAGCGGATCTCTCGATCCGTCTCGTGGGGCAGTTCGGCGCACCCTTGAACCGGGTGCGCCAAACCGTGAAACCTACTTTTGAATGCAGGTATCGACTGTATCCTTCGTGCACTCATCGAGCCCGGTGAAGACCGGATCTTCAACCGGCTTGCCGGCAATCAGATCCATCATCACCGACGGTGCCTTGTAGCCCATCTCGAATGGCCGCTGGCCGACGAGCGCTGTCACCAGCCCTTCCTTCGCAATGGCGACCTCGTCGCCGATCGTATCGGCGGCACCAATGACGAAATCGTTGCTGGCGATCTTGTCGGCCAGCGGCTTGAACAGGTCGCGATAGGGTTGCGGTGCACCGAACAATGGCCAGCCACCCATAATGCCGAATGCGTCCAAGTCGGGATTGGCCGCGAGGATATCGGTCATTGCCTGAACGCCCTTGGCACCGTCGTCATTGGTGAACACCGGGCAACCGGCGACCTCGGTCCAGCCACCCTCGCCTTTCAGCTCGGTCAAGCCTTTCTGGCCAGTAAGCGTGTCGCGCATTCCTTGTGCGCGGCGTAGAATATTGTCCGCTCCCGGATTGCCTTCGATGGTGCAGATCTTGCCGCCCTTCGGCTTGCCCTTCTTGATGTATTCGCCGATGCGGGCGCCCATCAGATAGTTGTCGGTGCCGAGATAGGTCTTGCGCAACGCTGCATCCTCGGCGGCGAGATCGGCATCGAGCGTCATCACCGGAACCGTCGGATTGGCCGTCTTCAGGGTCTGGGCGATCAGCTTTGCATTTGACGGCGAGATTGCGATTGCAGCCGTGTCCGCCTTGCCCAACATATCCTGAACGATCTGCGCTTCGCCGGCTTCATCGGATGTCGATGCCGGACCGGTGTAGAAGCATTCGTATTCCGCCGTGGGGTTCTCCTTGTTCCATTTCTGGCAACCTTGATTGATTGCTTCGAAGAACGGATTGTCGAGGCCTTTGACGACGATGACGAGTTGCTTCTTGGCCAAGGCCTGCCCGGCGGTCAGTGCTAAAACTGCGGCTGTAAGTAGTAATGCCTTCCTCATAGTTTCCTCCCTTGAAACAGACGGACACCGCGTGCCCGCCACACGAAATCAACCCGGATACCAGACGATGCGAGGCTCCTCCTTCGAACGCTCGTATTGCCAGGCCGAGTCGATAAGCATTTCGAGATCGTAGTTTGGCTGCCAATCCAGCAGGTATTTGGCCTTGCTGTTGTCCATCCAATTCGAATGGAAGCGGCTCGGTATGTCGACAGAGCCGAGATTGCGCGTGCGCAAGAGATAGGCGGCGACTTCAGCATAGTCGACGGGTCGATCCATGCAGATATTAAAGAGCTGCCGCTCCGCCAGGGGGTTGTCGATCGCTGCCAATATTGCCGACACAAGGTCGTCGACATGGACGAAATTGCGTTTCAGTGCACGTCCGTCGGCATCCAAGAGCAGCGGCACCGTACCCATCGCCGCATAGCGTCCTGCCGCGTCTTCAGGAACGAGCGTCTTCCAGTCCGGGCCGCCAAAGACGTCGTCTCCAAAAGACAGCGAATACTTGAAATCGTCCTTTTCCATGATCCAGGGTGCGCGTAGACAACAGCCATTGAGGCCATACTGAATGCCAAACTGCTCCAGCATCACCTCTTCCAGGACTTTGGACAGCGCATAGCTTCCCGGATAGGCACAATGGCGGGCGTTCTCGGTGATCGGGCCGTCGTGGCGATAGTGGAAATGTCCCACACCCGCATCACCACCGATCAGGATGAACTGGCGTGCCGTGACGCTCGCACGGAACTCCTCGAGCAGCCAAAAGAGACCTTTGACCGTGACATCCATGATGTCTTCAGGCGTTTCCTTGCATGTGGCGAGATGCACGACATGGGTAACGTCATCCAGCGCCTTTGCCACGACATCGCGATCGGCGATCGAGCCTTGGAAGACCTCGACACGGTCGGTCGCCTCGTACAAACGATTATGACAAAGCGCACGAATACGGGCTTTGGAAAATCTCGGATCGTCAAGCAGCCCAGCAATGAAGCGCCGCCCGACCTTGCCCGTCGCACCGGTCACAAGGATCAGCATGCTCTTTCTCCCCCATTGATAGCTAATATCCGGGCGCCACCTTCGTCAAATGATATTTGTCTGACAAAACAGATTTTTGCGACAATAAGGTCAATAGCCGGGACAATGAGTTGACGCTGTCGCAGGGTTTTGCGTAAATGCTCCCGATCGCTTTTCCTGGGAGGATACTGGAAAAGAGAACTCGCCGGAGCCTTGCCTCGAAGACAAGCAGGGTTTGGTGTGATGGATAGCCCGCAGGTTTTGGGAGGCGAGGAGGCTGGTGGCGGTTCTTGAGCTCAGCAATATTTCCAAACATTTCGGTGCCATCCAGGCAGTCAACGATGTTTCGTTTTCACTCGAAGCGGGGCAGGTTGTCGGCCTCATGGGCGACAACGGGGCTGGCAAGTCCACACTGGTGAAGATGATCGCCGGCAACTTCCGGCCGAGCCATGGAACCATGCGGCTCGACGGCGCCGATCTCGTGCTTCATCGGCCGAAGGAAGCGCGCCAGCATGGCATCGAGATCGTTCACCAGGACTTGGCGCTCTGCAACAATCTGACGGCGGCAGCGAACGTGTTCCTGGGACGAGAATTGCGCCGCGGCGTATGGCCTCTTCGCATCCTCGACCACAAGGCCATGTACAAGCGCGCCGGCGAGATATTTCGCGAGCTCAAATCCGAGACGCGGGCGCGCGATCTCGTCAAGCAAATGTCAGGTGGCCAGCGGCAAGCGGTCGCGATCGGCCGCACGATGCTGTCGGAAGCAAAAATCGTATTGATGGACGAGCCGACCGCAGCCATTTCCGTGCGCCAGGTCGCTGAGGTTCTGAATCTGATCCGCCAATTGCGGGACCGGGGCATTGTCGTTGTCCTGATCAGCCACCGCATGCCCGACGTC from Rhizobium leguminosarum bv. trifolii WSM1325 encodes:
- a CDS encoding GntR domain protein (PFAM: GntR domain protein; regulatory protein GntR HTH~SMART: regulatory protein GntR HTH~KEGG: mlo:mll1686 transcriptional regulator), whose product is MVDRSTTTRRPNSPRMTGASVHVSLAGEIGLRIVRGDYPPGTILPNEAKWSEVFDVSRSAVREAIKMLMAKGLLSSRPKIGSWVEPKERWNLLDRDVLGWYAASPDRESFLRAVQELRHMIEPEATALAAERRTDEQMTAISQALHDMDQATSLQQRTESDARFHIAILRASGNDLLVPLGVLIESALNHLFAHVTREEDNLRYALKLHENIEKNIRLQRPNMARNAVRKALANTDDIIARWSR
- a CDS encoding NAD-dependent epimerase/dehydratase (PFAM: NAD-dependent epimerase/dehydratase; Male sterility domain; 3-beta hydroxysteroid dehydrogenase/isomerase~KEGG: ret:RHE_CH03191 putative UDP-glucose 4-epimerase protein) → MLILVTGATGKVGRRFIAGLLDDPRFSKARIRALCHNRLYEATDRVEVFQGSIADRDVVAKALDDVTHVVHLATCKETPEDIMDVTVKGLFWLLEEFRASVTARQFILIGGDAGVGHFHYRHDGPITENARHCAYPGSYALSKVLEEVMLEQFGIQYGLNGCCLRAPWIMEKDDFKYSLSFGDDVFGGPDWKTLVPEDAAGRYAAMGTVPLLLDADGRALKRNFVHVDDLVSAILAAIDNPLAERQLFNICMDRPVDYAEVAAYLLRTRNLGSVDIPSRFHSNWMDNSKAKYLLDWQPNYDLEMLIDSAWQYERSKEEPRIVWYPG
- a CDS encoding putative sugar ABC transporter, substrate-binding protein (KEGG: rec:RHECIAT_CH0003433 probable sugar ABC transporter, substrate-binding protein) produces the protein MRKALLLTAAVLALTAGQALAKKQLVIVVKGLDNPFFEAINQGCQKWNKENPTAEYECFYTGPASTSDEAGEAQIVQDMLGKADTAAIAISPSNAKLIAQTLKTANPTVPVMTLDADLAAEDAALRKTYLGTDNYLMGARIGEYIKKGKPKGGKICTIEGNPGADNILRRAQGMRDTLTGQKGLTELKGEGGWTEVAGCPVFTNDDGAKGVQAMTDILAANPDLDAFGIMGGWPLFGAPQPYRDLFKPLADKIASNDFVIGAADTIGDEVAIAKEGLVTALVGQRPFEMGYKAPSVMMDLIAGKPVEDPVFTGLDECTKDTVDTCIQK
- a CDS encoding ABC transporter related (PFAM: ABC transporter related~SMART: AAA ATPase~KEGG: ret:RHE_CH03190 sugar ABC transporter, ATP-binding protein), yielding MAVLELSNISKHFGAIQAVNDVSFSLEAGQVVGLMGDNGAGKSTLVKMIAGNFRPSHGTMRLDGADLVLHRPKEARQHGIEIVHQDLALCNNLTAAANVFLGRELRRGVWPLRILDHKAMYKRAGEIFRELKSETRARDLVKQMSGGQRQAVAIGRTMLSEAKIVLMDEPTAAISVRQVAEVLNLIRQLRDRGIVVVLISHRMPDVFSVADRVIVMRRGRKVADKQIAASSPEEVTGLITGAIEQV